Proteins encoded together in one Xenopus laevis strain J_2021 chromosome 6L, Xenopus_laevis_v10.1, whole genome shotgun sequence window:
- the zeb1.L gene encoding zinc finger E-box binding homeobox 1 L homeolog isoform X4, whose protein sequence is MADGPRCKRRKQANPRRNNVTNYNSVLEANSDSDDEDKLHIVEEESVTDAADGEGSVPEDDLPTDQTVLPEGSESGKGSGKSCWEDEVKDEECDSDVENEQNHDPNVEEFLQQSDTAVIYPEAPEDDQRQGTPEAIGQDENGTPDAFSQLLTCPYCDRGYKRFTSLKEHIKYRHEKNEDNFSCSMCSYTFAYRTQLDRHMTSHKSGKDQRHVTQSGGNRKFKCPECGKAFKYKHHLKEHLRIHSGEKPYECPNCKKRFSHSGSYSSHISSKKCIGVTPVNGRVRSGLKTPQCSSPSLSASPGSPARPQIRQKIENKPLQEQLPVNQIKTEPVDYEIKPIVVTSGINCSAPLQNGVFSGGSRLQTINSPQGVVQAVVLPTMGLVSPISINLNDIQNVLKMAVDGNIIRQVLENNHASLTSKEQGTLTSATIQQGGHSVISAISLPLVDQDGTTKIIINYSLEQPSQLPVVAQNLKKEAAATAEVCKTEKLPEDLTIKTEKDTKFTEESTCLLGADHPGDTNALQEPKHYDEKKNSLLPESSKAEFIKSEPSSADGNLTSSQPPLKNLLSLLKAYYALNAQPSAEELSKIADSVNLPLDEVTNWFEKMQSGEISVESSRPSSPKPGQNSVTENSVETKAESGLQNGTSVPLKSPKQETEEPLAVNGLESVTASPTPLNLSSLKNSDGAPCSDGTPDAEQQAEPLDLSLPKPHGNVPERPSITSVYQSSSYSVQEEPLNLSCVKKEPMQVDNAVKVEPTLIINPSANPINIAIPTVTAQLPTILAITDQNSVPCLRALAANKRTILIPQVTYTYSTTASPAVLEPQLKTIQPNGNQDERHDTSSEGVSNVEDQNDSDSTPPKKKLKKTENGLYACDLCDKIFQKSSSLLRHKYEHTGKRPHECGICAKAFKHKHHLIEHMRLHSGEKPYQCDKCGKRFSHSGSYSQHMNHRYSYCKKEAEERDGMEQEESAQEILSNEHVDSQVSPSQIDSDERESITREEDSEKEEEDEKDTDDGQEEKERVGEGDMEENEAEPLAGTLKEEECADEECADEDKCLEEKVTEENVSEEDLTQP, encoded by the exons TTACCAATTACAACAGTGTGCTGGAAGCAAATTCTGATTCAGATGATGAAGACAAATTGCACATAGTGGAAGAGGAAAGTGTTACAGACGCAGCAGATGGCGAGGGCAGCGTTCCAGAAGATGACTTGCCAACAGACCAAACAGTATTACCAGAAGGCAGCGAGAGCGGAAAAGGGAGCGGCAAAAGTTGCTGGGAAGATGAAG ttaaagatGAAGAATGTGATTCAGACGTCGAAAATGAACAAAACCATGATCCCAATGTTGAAGAATTCCTACAGCAAAGCGACACTGCTGTGATCTACCCGGAAGCGCCAGAAGATGACCAGAGGCAAGGCACACCAGAAGCTATTGGTCAAGATGAAAATG GGACACCAGACGCATTTTCCCAGCTCCTCACCTGCCCGTATTGCGACAGGGGGTACAAGCGCTTCACATCCTTGAAGGAACATATTAAATACCgccatgaaaaaaatgaagacaatttCAGTTGCTCGATGTGCAGTTACACCTTCGCTTATAGAACCCAGCTTGATCGCCACATGACCTCTCATAAATCAGGGAAAGATCAG AGACATGTGACGCAGTCCGGAGGCAACCGTAAATTCAAATGCCCTGAATGTGGAAAAGCTTTTAAGTACAAACACCATCTAAAAGAACACTTACGAATTCACAGTG GAGAGAAGCCATACGAGTGCCCAAACTGCAAGAAGCGATTTTCTCATTCTGGTTCCTACAGTTCCCACATAAGCAGTAAGAAATGTATTGGTGTGACGCCCGTGAATGGGCGCGTGCGTTCAGGGTTGAAGACTCCCCAATGCTCCTCCCCTTCGCTTTCTGCTTCCCCAGGAAGTCCCGCTCGACCACAGATCCGCCAGAAGATAGAAAACAAGCCTTTGCAAGAGCAGCTTCCTGTTAACCAAATCAAAACCGAACCTGTGGATTATGAAATCAAGCCTATCGTGGTGACGTCGGGAATCAACTGTTCAGCCCCTTTGCAAAATGGGGTGTTTAGTGGTGGTAGCCGTTTGCAGACAATTAATTCTCCTCAGGGTGTGGTACAAGCTGTTGTTCTGCCAACTATGGGTCTGGTATCCCCCATAAGTATCAACCTTAACGACATTCAGAATGTTCTTAAGATGGCAGTCGATGGGAACATAATCAGACAAGTGTTGGAAAATAACCATGCCAGTCTTACATCCAAAGAACAAGGGACTCTCACCTCCGCCACAATACAACAAGGTGGCCATTCTGTTATTTCAGCTATTAGTCTTCCTTTGGTTGATCAAGATGGTACAACCAAGATCATCATAAATTACAGCCTAGAGCAACCCAGTCAGCTTCCAGTTGTTGCgcaaaatttaaagaaagaagcgGCGGCTACTGCAGAAGTCTGCAAAACGGAGAAATTGCCAGAGGATCTCACCATTAAAACTGAAAAAGATACTAAGTTTACAGAAGAAAGCACTTGTTTACTTGGTGCCGATCATCCGGGAGACACAAATGCACTTCAAGAACCCAAGCACTATGATGAGAAAAAGAACAGCCTACTTCCAGAGAGTAGCAAAGCTGAATTTATCAAATCCGAGCCATCTTCTGCTGACGGCAATCTTACTTCAAGCCAACCACCGTTAAAAAATCTCTTATCGCTTCTGAAAGCTTACTATGCTTTGAATGCTCAGCCGAGTGCCGAGGAACTCTCTAAAATTGCTGATTCGGTAAACTTACCACTAGACGAGGTAACAAACTGGTTTGAAAAAATGCAGAGTGGAGAAATATCCGTGGAATCATCTCGGCCTTCATCTCCGAAACCCGGCCAAAACAGTGTTACAGAGAACAGTGTTGAAACTAAAGCAGAAAGCGGATTACAGAACGGCACAAGCGTTCCACTGAAATCCCCTAAACAAGAAACGGAGGAACCATTAGCAGTTAATGGTTTGGAAAGTGTCACAGCTTCTCCTACGCCACTAAACCTCTCTTCTTTAAAAAACTCAGATGGTGCACCCTGCTCCGATGGAACCCCAGACGCGGAGCAGCAGGCTGAGCCTCTTGATCTATCTTTACCAAAGCCACATGGAAATGTGCCAGAGCGACCTTCCATTACTAGTGTTTACCAGAGCAGTTCGTATTCGGTTCAAGAAGAACCCTTGAACTTGTCTTGTGTTAAAAAAGAGCCAATGCAAGTGGACAATGCCGTGAAAGTCGAGCCAACTCTAATTATTAACCCAAGTGCCAATCCAATAAATATTGCTATTCCTACAGTCACTGCCCAGTTACCCACAATCCTTGCCATTACCGATCAGAACAGTGTTCCGTGTTTAAGAGCTCTAGCTGCCAATAAGCGAACGATCTTGATTCCCCAAGTGACGTACACTTACTCAACCACTGCTAGTCCTGCAGTTCTGGAACCGCAACTCAAAACCATCCAACCTAACGGCAACCAG GATGAAAGGCACGATACAAGTTCAGAAGGAGTGTCAAATGTAGAAGATCAGAATGACTCTGATTCCACTCCACCTAAAAAGAAGCTGAAAAAAACAGAGAATGGACTCTATGCCTGTGACCTCTGCGACAAAATATTCCAGAAAAGCAGCTCACTGTTAAGACATAAGTATGAACACACAG GTAAGAGGCCACATGAATGTGGAATCTGTGCAAAGGCATTTAAACATAAACACCATTTAATTGAGCATATGCGCCTACATTCTGGAGAAAAGCCCTATCAATGTGACAAATGTGGGAAGCGGTTTTCGCACTCCGGCTCCTACTCTCAGCACATGAACCATCGCTACTCGTACTGCAAGAAGGAAGCCGAGGAACGAGACGGCATGGAGCAGGAAGAGTCTGCTCAGGAGATCCTTAGCAATGAGCATGTTGATTCCCAGGTATCTCCATCTCAGATAGACTCTGATGAGCGCGAGAGCATTACCCGGGAGGAAGACAGTGAGAAGGAAGAGGAGGATGAGAAAGATACGGATGATGGACAGGAAGAAAAGGAACGTGTTGGAGAAGGGGACATGGAAGAGAATGAAGCAGAACCATTGGCAGGTACTTTGAAGGAGGAAGAATGTGCAGATGAAGAATGTGCAGATGAAGACAaatgtttggaagaaaaggtCACAGAAGAGAATGTATCAGAGGAAGACCTCACTCAGCCGTAG
- the zeb1.L gene encoding zinc finger E-box binding homeobox 1 L homeolog isoform X2 produces MMPPTQKTKVTNYNSVLEANSDSDDEDKLHIVEEESVTDAADGEGSVPEDDLPTDQTVLPEGSESGKGSGKSCWEDEVKDEECDSDVENEQNHDPNVEEFLQQSDTAVIYPEAPEDDQRQGTPEAIGQDENGTPDAFSQLLTCPYCDRGYKRFTSLKEHIKYRHEKNEDNFSCSMCSYTFAYRTQLDRHMTSHKSGKDQRHVTQSGGNRKFKCPECGKAFKYKHHLKEHLRIHSGEKPYECPNCKKRFSHSGSYSSHISSKKCIGVTPVNGRVRSGLKTPQCSSPSLSASPGSPARPQIRQKIENKPLQEQLPVNQIKTEPVDYEIKPIVVTSGINCSAPLQNGVFSGGSRLQTINSPQGVVQAVVLPTMGLVSPISINLNDIQNVLKMAVDGNIIRQVLENNHASLTSKEQGTLTSATIQQGGHSVISAISLPLVDQDGTTKIIINYSLEQPSQLPVVAQNLKKEAAATAEVCKTEKLPEDLTIKTEKDTKFTEESTCLLGADHPGDTNALQEPKHYDEKKNSLLPESSKAEFIKSEPSSADGNLTSSQPPLKNLLSLLKAYYALNAQPSAEELSKIADSVNLPLDEVTNWFEKMQSGEISVESSRPSSPKPGQNSVTENSVETKAESGLQNGTSVPLKSPKQETEEPLAVNGLESVTASPTPLNLSSLKNSDGAPCSDGTPDAEQQAEPLDLSLPKPHGNVPERPSITSVYQSSSYSVQEEPLNLSCVKKEPMQVDNAVKVEPTLIINPSANPINIAIPTVTAQLPTILAITDQNSVPCLRALAANKRTILIPQVTYTYSTTASPAVLEPQLKTIQPNGNQDERHDTSSEGVSNVEDQNDSDSTPPKKKLKKTENGLYACDLCDKIFQKSSSLLRHKYEHTGKRPHECGICAKAFKHKHHLIEHMRLHSGEKPYQCDKCGKRFSHSGSYSQHMNHRYSYCKKEAEERDGMEQEESAQEILSNEHVDSQVSPSQIDSDERESITREEDSEKEEEDEKDTDDGQEEKERVGEGDMEENEAEPLAGTLKEEECADEECADEDKCLEEKVTEENVSEEDLTQP; encoded by the exons TTACCAATTACAACAGTGTGCTGGAAGCAAATTCTGATTCAGATGATGAAGACAAATTGCACATAGTGGAAGAGGAAAGTGTTACAGACGCAGCAGATGGCGAGGGCAGCGTTCCAGAAGATGACTTGCCAACAGACCAAACAGTATTACCAGAAGGCAGCGAGAGCGGAAAAGGGAGCGGCAAAAGTTGCTGGGAAGATGAAG ttaaagatGAAGAATGTGATTCAGACGTCGAAAATGAACAAAACCATGATCCCAATGTTGAAGAATTCCTACAGCAAAGCGACACTGCTGTGATCTACCCGGAAGCGCCAGAAGATGACCAGAGGCAAGGCACACCAGAAGCTATTGGTCAAGATGAAAATG GGACACCAGACGCATTTTCCCAGCTCCTCACCTGCCCGTATTGCGACAGGGGGTACAAGCGCTTCACATCCTTGAAGGAACATATTAAATACCgccatgaaaaaaatgaagacaatttCAGTTGCTCGATGTGCAGTTACACCTTCGCTTATAGAACCCAGCTTGATCGCCACATGACCTCTCATAAATCAGGGAAAGATCAG AGACATGTGACGCAGTCCGGAGGCAACCGTAAATTCAAATGCCCTGAATGTGGAAAAGCTTTTAAGTACAAACACCATCTAAAAGAACACTTACGAATTCACAGTG GAGAGAAGCCATACGAGTGCCCAAACTGCAAGAAGCGATTTTCTCATTCTGGTTCCTACAGTTCCCACATAAGCAGTAAGAAATGTATTGGTGTGACGCCCGTGAATGGGCGCGTGCGTTCAGGGTTGAAGACTCCCCAATGCTCCTCCCCTTCGCTTTCTGCTTCCCCAGGAAGTCCCGCTCGACCACAGATCCGCCAGAAGATAGAAAACAAGCCTTTGCAAGAGCAGCTTCCTGTTAACCAAATCAAAACCGAACCTGTGGATTATGAAATCAAGCCTATCGTGGTGACGTCGGGAATCAACTGTTCAGCCCCTTTGCAAAATGGGGTGTTTAGTGGTGGTAGCCGTTTGCAGACAATTAATTCTCCTCAGGGTGTGGTACAAGCTGTTGTTCTGCCAACTATGGGTCTGGTATCCCCCATAAGTATCAACCTTAACGACATTCAGAATGTTCTTAAGATGGCAGTCGATGGGAACATAATCAGACAAGTGTTGGAAAATAACCATGCCAGTCTTACATCCAAAGAACAAGGGACTCTCACCTCCGCCACAATACAACAAGGTGGCCATTCTGTTATTTCAGCTATTAGTCTTCCTTTGGTTGATCAAGATGGTACAACCAAGATCATCATAAATTACAGCCTAGAGCAACCCAGTCAGCTTCCAGTTGTTGCgcaaaatttaaagaaagaagcgGCGGCTACTGCAGAAGTCTGCAAAACGGAGAAATTGCCAGAGGATCTCACCATTAAAACTGAAAAAGATACTAAGTTTACAGAAGAAAGCACTTGTTTACTTGGTGCCGATCATCCGGGAGACACAAATGCACTTCAAGAACCCAAGCACTATGATGAGAAAAAGAACAGCCTACTTCCAGAGAGTAGCAAAGCTGAATTTATCAAATCCGAGCCATCTTCTGCTGACGGCAATCTTACTTCAAGCCAACCACCGTTAAAAAATCTCTTATCGCTTCTGAAAGCTTACTATGCTTTGAATGCTCAGCCGAGTGCCGAGGAACTCTCTAAAATTGCTGATTCGGTAAACTTACCACTAGACGAGGTAACAAACTGGTTTGAAAAAATGCAGAGTGGAGAAATATCCGTGGAATCATCTCGGCCTTCATCTCCGAAACCCGGCCAAAACAGTGTTACAGAGAACAGTGTTGAAACTAAAGCAGAAAGCGGATTACAGAACGGCACAAGCGTTCCACTGAAATCCCCTAAACAAGAAACGGAGGAACCATTAGCAGTTAATGGTTTGGAAAGTGTCACAGCTTCTCCTACGCCACTAAACCTCTCTTCTTTAAAAAACTCAGATGGTGCACCCTGCTCCGATGGAACCCCAGACGCGGAGCAGCAGGCTGAGCCTCTTGATCTATCTTTACCAAAGCCACATGGAAATGTGCCAGAGCGACCTTCCATTACTAGTGTTTACCAGAGCAGTTCGTATTCGGTTCAAGAAGAACCCTTGAACTTGTCTTGTGTTAAAAAAGAGCCAATGCAAGTGGACAATGCCGTGAAAGTCGAGCCAACTCTAATTATTAACCCAAGTGCCAATCCAATAAATATTGCTATTCCTACAGTCACTGCCCAGTTACCCACAATCCTTGCCATTACCGATCAGAACAGTGTTCCGTGTTTAAGAGCTCTAGCTGCCAATAAGCGAACGATCTTGATTCCCCAAGTGACGTACACTTACTCAACCACTGCTAGTCCTGCAGTTCTGGAACCGCAACTCAAAACCATCCAACCTAACGGCAACCAG GATGAAAGGCACGATACAAGTTCAGAAGGAGTGTCAAATGTAGAAGATCAGAATGACTCTGATTCCACTCCACCTAAAAAGAAGCTGAAAAAAACAGAGAATGGACTCTATGCCTGTGACCTCTGCGACAAAATATTCCAGAAAAGCAGCTCACTGTTAAGACATAAGTATGAACACACAG GTAAGAGGCCACATGAATGTGGAATCTGTGCAAAGGCATTTAAACATAAACACCATTTAATTGAGCATATGCGCCTACATTCTGGAGAAAAGCCCTATCAATGTGACAAATGTGGGAAGCGGTTTTCGCACTCCGGCTCCTACTCTCAGCACATGAACCATCGCTACTCGTACTGCAAGAAGGAAGCCGAGGAACGAGACGGCATGGAGCAGGAAGAGTCTGCTCAGGAGATCCTTAGCAATGAGCATGTTGATTCCCAGGTATCTCCATCTCAGATAGACTCTGATGAGCGCGAGAGCATTACCCGGGAGGAAGACAGTGAGAAGGAAGAGGAGGATGAGAAAGATACGGATGATGGACAGGAAGAAAAGGAACGTGTTGGAGAAGGGGACATGGAAGAGAATGAAGCAGAACCATTGGCAGGTACTTTGAAGGAGGAAGAATGTGCAGATGAAGAATGTGCAGATGAAGACAaatgtttggaagaaaaggtCACAGAAGAGAATGTATCAGAGGAAGACCTCACTCAGCCGTAG